Genomic window (Zingiber officinale cultivar Zhangliang chromosome 2B, Zo_v1.1, whole genome shotgun sequence):
CCCTCATCCTCAACAATCATATTATGCAAAATAATGCATGCTAACATGATTTGTTTTAACTTTTTCCTATACCAATAACGAGCTGGACCTCTAGCAATCGCCCGTCGAGATTGGAGCACCCCAAATGCCCATTCAACATCTTTTCTTGCAGACTCCTGTCTTTCCTTAAACAACTTCCTCTTGGGATCCTCCGGGCAAAGAAAAGCCTTAACAAAAGTAGTTCACTCGGGATATATTCCATCTGTTAGATAATAGCCCTTCGTATATGCAGTGTCGTTCACCGTGAAATTAATCTCCGGCATATTTCCTTGCAAGACGTTGTTGAATATGGGAGATTCATATAACACGTTAATATCGTTACGTGAACCGGCGACCCCAAAAAATGCATGTCATATCCACAAGTCATGAGACGCGACCGCTTCAAGTACGATTGTTGGTGACCCATGTCCCCTTATAAATTGACCTTTCCAAGCAACTGGACAATTTTTCCATTTCAGTGCATACAATCAAGGCTACCTAACATGTCAGGGAAGTCATGTCTCTCATCGTGCATTTGAAGAAAACGTTGAACATCATCAGCATTTGGCCTTCTCCAAGTACCTATCACCAAATATTTCAACCACGTATTCGTAGAACTTGAAAAGGCACCTGATGGCAGTTGATTCACCCATACGTAGATACTCGTCAAGATGATCGGCAGGGACTCCGTAAGCCAATTGACGAATTGCGGAAGTGCATTTGTAGTGGTGACAACCCTTTTCTTCATACAACATCGTCCCTATGTTGAAAAAATGCTGAATGATTCTCTAATGCATTCACTATGCGGAGGAATAACTCTCTTCGCATTCGAAATCGTTTTCGAAATATTTTATCATGATACACCGGGGTTATAGAGAAATAATCATTGACGAGCCTCTCATGTCCGGCTTCACGATTTCTTTGGACGAACCTTCTTCTACGCGTGCCCCTCCTCTGATATGCTTCCATAAGTTGTTGGTGTTGTTGAAGAACCAATAACATCAATTCTTCACCCGGATCATAAGCTTGCTCATCGATTTCAACATAGACTTCGTCTTCGCTTGTTGAGCTGGAACTTGAGCTAGAGCTGTCTGTAAAATGAGACATTTTTGGAGGAAACACGTTTTAGTATATGTGTTTGAGAAATGATATGATAGTCGAATGAAAATCTTGTAGCACaatgtgtctatatatatattatttttcgcATGCAATGGCTAGTTTGCAACGGCTAGTTTGCAACGTCGCGTTGCAACGGCTAATTTGCAACGGTAAGTTTGTAATGCCTAGTTTGCAACGGTTAGTTGTAACAACTAGTTTCCAAGGCTTGTTTATAACgactattttacaaaattataataattaaaaatcacattaatcgaaatgagaaatacaataattaaaaattacaatcactcgaaaatataataatactagaaaatgaaCGTTGAGTAAATAATTTAGATATTCCATCTCGACCTAATATCCTAGCATAAGcattcatgtatgataagctacTTCTTTGTCATCTGCGAGGTGTTTTTGTTCTATATTTCGTACTCCTTCAACTTCAAGCGACGATTCTTAGCTTCAGATTTGGCCAATGTAGCTTTTGCCTTAATCTCATCTACTTCGAGTTATTTTTGTTTCAAATCGACTTCGGACTTCTTCACGCTTGTGTACTCAGTGAACTTTgtgataatattattataatttactGTCAGATCCTCCATGGTCGATTTTACTttgtcttttccctttctttttgttgcctttTGTCCCATTGGACGAGTATCTTCATAATCCAGGTCTATACTCACATCTTGGTTGGGGGAGGTGTTGTTTGCTCCCGACTTTGAGGTCCTCGTCTTCTTTGTGACCACAAAGTGATCAGCGAACTGTGGAGTAAACATTGGACGGTCTTTGACAATTCTCCACACATGTTCAAGATTGAATGCAATGCCATTGTTTTCGGATCGATATTTTTCGTACGCAAATCTCAATATATCTTCATCACTGTGACCACTTCGATATGAAATATAAACACTATTGTAATTTGCGTTGAATCGATATACCTTCTTTTGGATTGTATTATGCCAATGTGACCGTATAACATTTGCACTTCTGGTGTTTGAACCTAGGGGAAGATTCTCATTGTAGTAACTTGCAACCCGTCCCCAAAAAGCATCCCCCTTTTGATCATTGTCGATTATTTGATCATCACTGATAGTGACAAAACTTCTCGCTAAGACCTCGTCTTCAACCTTTGTCCAACTTGAACACTTTCTTGTACCCTCAGCATTTGAAACCACCTTTTCTAAATTGAGCACCTCAATTGGGGATTCACGGTCGGAAAGTTGAGTCTCTAGGACAAAAGTCGGAGTTGCAGGTTCATTCGACATCGAAGGAGTGAAAGACATACCAGTTATGTGTAGGGTACCATATCCATGAACAACCGACGGCGTGAAATACGGATGACTCATGTTTTGCTAATATTCGGCTGGAAGCGGTTGATATAGACTTCGAGGGGAATAATTCAGATGATTCATAGAATTTCCAAAACCTTGAAAATTTTGTGGAGGAAACGACATATTGGGAAATGGATGTGAGTATTGATAATTTGGTAGAATTTGTGGATTTTGGGAAGATGAATATTCTTGTGAGTTGTTTGTAGAATtcaagaaatttgtaaaaaatacCCTATTATTTTTATCCATTTCGGATAGAAAATAAGATGGTAGGAACTTGAAAAAATAGATGGGGAGAGAATTTAGAGAGTAGAATTGAAAGAGTAATGAGTTGGAATGAAAATATGTGCACATAGGAGTGGATATTTATAGATGAAATTTCGAACTAGCCGTTAACTAGCCGTTAAAAATAATCGTTAAAAAACTAAccgttttatttaatttttaatttt
Coding sequences:
- the LOC122048190 gene encoding glutathione S-transferase T3-like, coding for MSHPYFTPSVVHGYGTLHITGMSFTPSMSNEPATPTFVLETQLSDRESPIEVLNLEKVVSNAEGTRKCSSWTKVEDEVLARSFVTISDDQIIDNDQKGDAFWGRVASYYNENLPLGSNTRSANVIRSHWHNTIQKKVYRFNANYNSVYISYRSGHSDEDILRFAYEKYRSENNGIAFNLEHVWRIVKDRPMFTPQFADHFVVTKKTRTSKSGANNTSPNQDVSIDLDYEDTRPMGQKATKRKGKDKVKSTMEDLTRIIQHFFNIGTMLYEEKGCHHYKCTSAIRQLAYGVPADHLDEYLRMGESTAIRCLFKFYEYVVEIFGDRYLEKAKC